In Halobaculum magnesiiphilum, the following proteins share a genomic window:
- a CDS encoding HAMP domain-containing protein, giving the protein MRESIRSVPGIRHVVGLVRASYRRKLATALITVLVIVGVVILGLYVQLGAVLDENVERSMTAAADAEAGELAEWNGQNRLVTRVVSADSVFANGSDHAVRGYLLKQRADTKETRIVDVYVIDRRSLTVEVDADRELEGTAVRSLPWEEEFAFDGFEDVRTTEPYRSSNGTTVIGYLTPIRHNPGHVLVVTIDTSGVFERFDHPVDGGFTRVVDSNGTVVFADDRSATLRQYRDQVLRAPVVNSGLDGENGFVRSSTYRGPDGRGEYVAAYAPVANTDWVVIEHAPAAEAYAITRRARTWIGVVGLIAVGGVSTVILVLGADVTSALSSLGTRTKELERGNYDVRFDTERRDEFGDLNRRLASTRDTLNRQFEEIQATKRALEASNEELAERSTMIDVLNRVLRHNVRNDVNVIAGRVRSVAEDVDDEQTRAELEKVHETAWALATLSDRTKRIKNLVAAGDAERRSIDIAAKLSVEFDGLRAAWPDSAVVLEVDDSSPTVAGVPTLPTAVADVVEEVIEHNDGRVEIEVEITRESTDGPDRNPNGSGRNPVVLEVTDNRDGLPDMDAEAVMRGEVTPKKHAEGLALWCLEWTVNKSDGDLVVDTDDSTFEIQLPQPTEAAAKPVNSE; this is encoded by the coding sequence ATGCGTGAGTCGATCCGCTCGGTGCCCGGGATCCGTCACGTCGTCGGGCTGGTTCGCGCCTCGTATCGGCGAAAGCTGGCTACCGCCCTCATCACCGTGCTCGTCATCGTCGGCGTCGTCATCCTGGGACTGTACGTCCAACTCGGGGCGGTGCTGGACGAGAACGTCGAACGGTCGATGACCGCTGCGGCGGATGCCGAGGCGGGCGAGCTCGCCGAGTGGAACGGACAGAACCGACTGGTGACACGGGTGGTTTCCGCCGACTCGGTGTTCGCGAACGGGAGCGATCACGCCGTTCGAGGATACCTCCTCAAGCAACGCGCGGACACGAAGGAAACCCGAATCGTCGACGTGTACGTGATCGATAGGCGCAGCCTCACCGTCGAGGTGGACGCGGATCGGGAGTTGGAGGGGACGGCCGTTCGGTCGTTGCCGTGGGAGGAGGAGTTCGCGTTCGACGGCTTCGAAGACGTGCGGACTACGGAGCCGTACCGCTCGTCGAACGGGACGACCGTGATCGGCTACCTCACGCCGATCAGACACAACCCGGGGCACGTCCTCGTGGTGACGATCGACACCTCGGGCGTGTTCGAACGGTTCGATCACCCGGTTGACGGCGGGTTCACGCGGGTCGTCGACTCCAACGGGACGGTTGTGTTCGCCGACGATCGGTCCGCGACGCTACGACAGTATCGGGATCAGGTACTTCGGGCCCCGGTAGTGAACAGCGGTCTCGACGGCGAGAACGGGTTCGTCCGTAGCTCGACGTACCGAGGACCGGACGGCCGGGGGGAGTACGTCGCCGCGTACGCGCCGGTGGCGAACACCGACTGGGTCGTGATCGAACACGCGCCCGCCGCCGAGGCGTACGCGATAACCAGACGGGCGAGAACGTGGATCGGCGTCGTCGGGCTGATCGCGGTCGGCGGGGTATCGACCGTGATCCTCGTGCTCGGGGCCGACGTGACCAGTGCGCTGTCGAGCCTCGGCACGCGGACGAAGGAACTCGAACGGGGGAACTACGACGTACGCTTCGACACCGAGCGTCGCGACGAGTTCGGCGACCTCAACAGGCGGCTCGCGTCGACGCGAGACACCCTCAACCGGCAGTTCGAGGAGATACAGGCGACGAAGCGGGCGCTCGAGGCGTCGAACGAGGAACTCGCGGAGCGGTCGACGATGATCGACGTACTGAATCGAGTGCTCCGACACAACGTTCGCAACGACGTCAACGTGATCGCGGGTCGCGTGAGGTCCGTCGCGGAGGACGTCGACGACGAGCAGACGCGGGCCGAACTCGAGAAGGTCCACGAGACGGCGTGGGCTCTCGCGACGCTCTCGGACAGAACAAAGCGTATCAAGAACCTGGTCGCGGCGGGAGACGCCGAACGACGGTCGATCGACATCGCGGCGAAGCTATCCGTCGAGTTTGATGGACTCCGTGCGGCTTGGCCCGACTCCGCCGTCGTGCTCGAGGTCGACGACTCGTCGCCGACGGTTGCGGGGGTGCCAACGCTCCCGACGGCCGTCGCCGACGTCGTCGAGGAGGTGATCGAACACAACGACGGACGTGTCGAGATCGAAGTCGAGATCACACGCGAGTCGACGGACGGACCCGATCGAAACCCGAACGGGTCCGGTCGAAACCCCGTCGTTCTCGAGGTCACCGACAACCGGGACGGGCTTCCCGACATGGATGCTGAGGCCGTCATGCGGGGGGAGGTGACGCCGAAGAAGCACGCGGAAGGGCTCGCGCTCTGGTGTCTTGAGTGGACGGTCAACAAATCGGACGGCGACCTCGTCGTGGACACCGACGATTCGACCTTCGAGATACAGTTGCCGCAACCGACTGAGGCAGCCGCCAAACCCGTCAACTCCGAGTGA
- a CDS encoding alpha-1 4-glucan-protein synthase produces MSSPQDICVIIPTIREYECVREYVANAREHGFDTDRLFFVLVTEDFCDTDAMESMLDEEGVDGVVFDGTAREEWFEDHDAAEFSHLIPAASHAQTSFGLLYMWAHERFEYGVFIDDDTLPHAEEDFFGTHMRNLAHEGEIESVRSDESWVNVLYQSDTDLYPRGYPYAAMDETVETDTEHVDEVVASQGLWTNVPDLDAVRILMDGDLQGQAQTLTESSDFRRDFVAAEGQYLTVCSMNLGFRREVVPAFYQLPMDDNEWEVGRFDDIWSGLFLKRAADVLGKQVYNGGPLCEHNKAPRSTFDDLANEVAGLELNEHVWEVLDGVAEDADSFEAAFAEMADALAEGDFEEWNNGAFLNHCGEYMRDWIDCLDRVEGAGTRTTAADAPEVLADD; encoded by the coding sequence TGTCATCATCCCGACGATCCGGGAGTACGAGTGCGTCCGCGAGTACGTCGCGAACGCTCGCGAACACGGCTTCGACACGGACAGGCTGTTCTTCGTCCTCGTCACCGAGGACTTCTGTGACACCGACGCGATGGAGTCGATGCTCGACGAGGAGGGCGTCGACGGCGTCGTCTTCGACGGCACCGCGCGCGAGGAGTGGTTCGAGGACCACGACGCCGCCGAGTTCTCACACCTGATCCCCGCCGCGAGCCACGCCCAGACGTCGTTTGGGCTGCTGTACATGTGGGCCCACGAGCGCTTCGAGTACGGCGTCTTCATCGACGACGACACGCTCCCGCACGCCGAGGAGGACTTCTTCGGCACCCACATGCGCAACCTCGCGCATGAGGGAGAGATCGAGTCAGTCCGTTCGGACGAGTCGTGGGTGAACGTCCTCTACCAGTCCGACACCGACCTCTACCCCCGCGGCTACCCGTACGCCGCGATGGACGAGACCGTCGAAACCGACACCGAGCACGTCGACGAAGTCGTCGCCTCCCAAGGACTGTGGACGAACGTGCCCGACCTCGACGCCGTCCGGATCCTGATGGACGGCGACCTGCAGGGGCAGGCCCAGACGCTCACCGAGTCGAGCGACTTCCGGCGCGACTTCGTCGCCGCCGAGGGGCAGTACCTCACGGTCTGCTCGATGAACCTCGGGTTCCGTCGCGAGGTCGTCCCCGCGTTCTATCAGCTCCCGATGGACGACAACGAGTGGGAGGTCGGCCGGTTCGACGACATCTGGTCGGGGCTGTTCCTCAAGCGCGCCGCGGACGTGCTCGGCAAGCAGGTGTACAATGGCGGCCCGCTGTGTGAGCACAACAAGGCGCCCCGGTCGACGTTCGACGACCTCGCGAACGAGGTCGCGGGCCTTGAGCTGAACGAGCACGTCTGGGAGGTGCTCGACGGCGTCGCCGAGGACGCCGACTCCTTCGAGGCGGCGTTCGCGGAGATGGCCGACGCGCTCGCGGAGGGCGACTTCGAGGAGTGGAACAACGGGGCGTTCCTCAACCACTGCGGCGAGTACATGCGCGACTGGATCGACTGCCTCGACCGCGTCGAGGGCGCGGGAACGCGTACGACGGCGGCGGACGCACCGGAGGTGCTTGCTGATGACTGA
- a CDS encoding ArnT family glycosyltransferase: MTGASTEHERDESAGSEDGTADRAVAAVRSRLDAGRVAAIVLAAIGAAVAVVVATGVFPFRSLNHDEGVYLQQADMLLSGQVFLRPPVEDAFRPWFFVDSERGLYSKYAPVPSTVFALGKLLGGYTVALAGIAAGLVAGTVALGRELFDARVGALAGVLLLATPLFVVHSGVFLPYALTAALNVAFAVWYLRGERRESRRDATLAGVAVGLAFFARPYTAVLFATPFVLHAVVTLTASGAWRVPPAAAELVDEPTDEQARGLFARRLITAALGTAGVLATLGYNAVVTGDPFLFPYLAFAPEDGVGFGERAILGHVVDYTPELGIEANRLVLDTLFTDWVVAGSLGAAAAATGVALALVGRGLPGDDEAGDGALGERVRRGLLAATFASVAAGNVAFWGNFNVLGALEVRTDGLIYYLGPYYHYDLIVPTAVFAAVACVALADGLRGAATQLAERAGRIDARHARAVATVALLVGGAAAGGVAAGAVEDTVERNEAVTEELRAGYGPLVADGDPGAAVPEDSVLFLPTPYGPWLNHPFQALRNDPGHDGPRVYALGDTRELEVAREYPNRDLYRYVYAGSWVPTDDSTVRGGLREVERVAGDRLYLNATLQRPESVEGTTVRVTGDRGSTYLVATDSGGPLSLSMVVEDGELTVSGEDLVVSGGEGGEAEGAVLPLDDGDEIDVEVFVSTGPATGYSYRLSFPYERIDGTARALTATAERCPVPTRCVPQGVGESPPDRGIEVTLTRAT; this comes from the coding sequence ATGACGGGCGCGTCCACCGAACACGAGCGCGACGAGAGTGCCGGCAGCGAGGACGGGACCGCCGACCGAGCGGTCGCGGCAGTCCGCTCGCGACTCGACGCCGGCCGCGTCGCCGCGATCGTGCTCGCCGCGATCGGCGCAGCCGTCGCGGTCGTGGTCGCCACCGGCGTGTTTCCGTTCCGGTCGCTCAACCACGACGAAGGCGTGTATCTCCAGCAGGCCGACATGCTGCTGTCCGGGCAGGTGTTCCTGCGTCCGCCGGTCGAGGACGCGTTTCGGCCGTGGTTCTTCGTCGACAGCGAGCGCGGCCTCTACTCGAAGTACGCGCCCGTCCCGTCGACGGTGTTCGCGCTCGGGAAGCTGCTGGGCGGGTACACGGTCGCGCTCGCGGGGATCGCCGCCGGCCTCGTCGCCGGCACCGTTGCGCTCGGGCGTGAACTGTTCGACGCGCGCGTCGGTGCACTCGCGGGCGTCCTGCTGCTCGCGACGCCGCTGTTCGTGGTCCACAGCGGCGTGTTCCTTCCCTACGCCCTGACGGCGGCGCTGAACGTCGCGTTCGCCGTCTGGTACCTCCGCGGGGAACGACGCGAGAGCCGGCGCGACGCGACGCTCGCCGGCGTCGCCGTCGGCCTCGCCTTCTTCGCACGGCCGTACACCGCGGTGTTGTTCGCGACCCCGTTCGTGCTCCACGCGGTCGTGACTCTCACCGCCTCTGGCGCGTGGCGCGTACCGCCGGCAGCCGCCGAGCTCGTCGATGAACCTACCGACGAACAGGCGCGGGGGCTGTTCGCCCGCCGCCTGATCACCGCCGCGCTGGGAACCGCTGGGGTGCTCGCCACACTCGGATACAACGCCGTCGTCACCGGCGACCCGTTCCTGTTCCCGTATCTCGCGTTCGCCCCCGAGGACGGCGTCGGCTTCGGCGAGCGCGCCATCCTCGGGCACGTGGTGGACTACACGCCCGAACTCGGGATCGAGGCAAACCGGCTGGTGTTGGACACGCTGTTCACCGACTGGGTCGTCGCGGGGTCACTGGGAGCCGCCGCGGCCGCAACCGGCGTCGCACTCGCGCTCGTCGGGCGGGGGCTCCCGGGCGACGACGAGGCCGGCGACGGCGCGCTCGGCGAACGGGTCCGTCGGGGACTGCTCGCGGCGACGTTCGCGAGCGTCGCCGCCGGCAACGTCGCCTTCTGGGGCAACTTCAACGTCCTCGGCGCGCTTGAGGTGCGCACAGACGGCCTGATCTACTACCTCGGTCCGTACTACCACTACGACCTCATCGTCCCGACGGCCGTGTTCGCAGCGGTGGCGTGCGTCGCCCTCGCGGACGGCCTGCGCGGGGCCGCGACCCAACTCGCCGAACGGGCGGGCCGGATCGACGCGCGCCACGCCCGCGCGGTCGCGACGGTCGCACTCCTCGTCGGCGGCGCGGCCGCGGGTGGCGTCGCCGCCGGAGCCGTCGAGGACACCGTCGAGCGGAACGAGGCGGTGACCGAGGAGCTGCGCGCCGGCTACGGGCCGCTCGTCGCCGACGGCGACCCCGGCGCGGCGGTCCCGGAGGACTCGGTCCTGTTCCTCCCGACGCCGTACGGGCCGTGGCTCAACCACCCGTTCCAGGCGCTACGCAACGACCCCGGCCACGACGGTCCGCGGGTGTACGCCCTGGGCGACACGCGGGAACTGGAGGTCGCCCGCGAATACCCCAACCGCGACCTCTACCGCTACGTGTACGCCGGATCGTGGGTGCCGACCGACGACTCCACGGTCCGCGGCGGGCTCCGGGAGGTCGAACGCGTCGCCGGCGACCGGCTCTACCTGAACGCGACGCTCCAGCGTCCCGAGTCGGTCGAGGGAACGACCGTGCGCGTGACCGGCGACCGCGGGTCGACGTACCTCGTGGCGACCGACTCCGGCGGCCCCCTGTCGCTATCGATGGTCGTCGAGGACGGCGAGCTCACCGTGAGCGGTGAGGATCTGGTCGTCAGCGGCGGCGAGGGCGGCGAGGCCGAGGGGGCCGTGCTGCCGCTCGACGACGGCGACGAGATCGACGTGGAGGTGTTCGTCTCCACCGGACCGGCGACCGGGTACAGCTACCGGCTGTCGTTCCCGTACGAGCGGATCGACGGGACGGCCCGGGCGCTGACGGCGACCGCCGAGCGGTGTCCGGTGCCGACGCGGTGTGTCCCGCAGGGCGTGGGCGAATCCCCACCGGACCGCGGGATCGAGGTGACGCTGACGAGGGCGACGTGA
- a CDS encoding extracellular solute-binding protein: MTDRETHTEMTEDDTTDGRRTYRRRKVLAGLGAAGAAGLAGCGGLGGDGEGDSGGGGGGDDGGGGGGGGGTGSDDRIDAAFDDFRGSGPLAQGRSDIGGTRIGDLEDLSGELTIYLGGGEGGLYRDLLAKFEDIYPDFTATPRESGTADAANTIISEGPATPADVFWSVDAGSLAAVSAEGLSAELPSEVVDPVPEEFHPDDTWVGTAGRARAVPYNTEELSEDDIPDDVMEFPEFEGFQDAIGWAPTYGAFQSFITAMRLIEGEEATREWLQGMLDAGVTEFNNEFLVSNAVADGALNGGFANHYYALRVQAARPNAPIDLAFTSGDAGGLINVAGASVLSASQNKELAFNFVRHLLSAEAQEFFATRTYGYPMVGDIPPVGGLPPVSELDPPSIDLRELSNIQPTLELMRDVGVL, from the coding sequence ATGACTGATCGAGAGACACACACCGAGATGACCGAAGACGACACGACGGACGGACGGCGGACGTATCGGCGGCGGAAGGTACTCGCGGGACTGGGCGCGGCCGGCGCGGCCGGGCTCGCGGGCTGTGGCGGCCTCGGCGGCGACGGCGAGGGCGACAGCGGCGGCGGCGGTGGCGGCGACGACGGCGGTGGCGGCGGAGGCGGCGGCGGAACCGGCAGCGACGACCGGATCGACGCCGCGTTCGACGACTTCCGCGGCTCCGGCCCGCTGGCGCAGGGACGCTCCGACATCGGCGGCACGCGCATCGGCGACCTCGAGGATCTCAGCGGCGAGCTGACGATCTACCTCGGCGGCGGCGAGGGCGGCCTCTACCGCGACCTGCTCGCGAAGTTCGAGGACATCTACCCCGACTTCACCGCGACGCCTCGGGAGTCGGGAACCGCCGACGCGGCGAACACGATCATCAGCGAGGGCCCGGCGACGCCGGCGGACGTGTTCTGGTCGGTCGACGCCGGGTCGCTGGCGGCCGTCTCCGCCGAGGGACTCTCGGCGGAGCTCCCCTCGGAGGTCGTCGACCCCGTCCCCGAGGAGTTCCACCCCGACGACACGTGGGTCGGCACCGCCGGGCGGGCCCGCGCGGTCCCGTACAACACCGAGGAGCTGTCGGAGGACGACATCCCGGACGACGTGATGGAGTTCCCGGAGTTCGAGGGGTTCCAGGACGCGATCGGGTGGGCCCCCACCTACGGCGCCTTCCAGTCGTTCATCACCGCGATGCGGCTGATCGAGGGCGAGGAGGCCACCCGCGAGTGGCTCCAGGGGATGCTCGACGCGGGCGTCACCGAGTTCAACAACGAGTTCCTCGTGTCGAACGCCGTCGCCGACGGCGCACTCAACGGCGGGTTCGCGAACCACTACTACGCGCTGCGCGTGCAGGCCGCCCGGCCGAACGCCCCCATCGACCTGGCGTTCACCAGCGGCGACGCCGGCGGACTGATCAACGTCGCGGGCGCGTCGGTGCTGTCGGCGAGCCAGAACAAGGAGCTCGCGTTCAACTTCGTGCGCCACCTGCTGTCGGCGGAGGCCCAGGAGTTCTTCGCCACCCGGACGTACGGCTACCCGATGGTCGGGGACATCCCGCCCGTGGGCGGGCTGCCGCCGGTGTCGGAGCTGGACCCGCCGAGCATCGACCTGCGCGAGCTGTCGAACATCCAGCCGACCCTCGAGTTGATGCGCGACGTCGGGGTGCTGTGA
- a CDS encoding ABC transporter ATP-binding protein: MCDDTPHPDRDANRPVRADADAAGPATDGGTAVDETAGSATDRDRVESAATVGDSLGGDAGEPTGEAVLELEDVVKRYGSETAVSGLDLTVREGELVTLLGPSGCGKTTTLRMIAGLETPSEGKIAVGGDVVAGEGAATPPEERDVGLVFQEFALFPHLTVAENIAFGLDDPNSETADERVAELLDLVGLGDYGDRSVTELSGGQRQRVALARSLAPEPEVLLLDEPFSNLDVSLRVRMREEVKRILDEAGVTAVSVTHDQEEALSISDRVAVVNDGTVEQIGDPGEVFEHPTSRFVASFLGQASFLPARVSESGIETSVGSYDRDLLKGLGDGYVGSHVDVLVRPDDLRATPVAEGDADGEVIRRQYTGPSFVYHVKLDDGTVLRCLHNHTEEFEVGEPVAVTLVADHALAWYPSE, encoded by the coding sequence ATGTGTGACGACACACCCCACCCAGACCGCGACGCAAATCGGCCCGTTCGAGCCGACGCCGACGCGGCCGGTCCGGCCACCGACGGCGGGACGGCCGTCGACGAGACCGCTGGCAGCGCAACGGATCGCGACCGGGTCGAGTCGGCGGCGACAGTCGGCGACAGCCTCGGCGGCGACGCGGGCGAGCCGACGGGCGAGGCGGTGTTGGAACTCGAGGACGTGGTCAAGCGGTACGGCTCGGAGACGGCCGTCTCCGGCCTAGATCTGACCGTCCGCGAGGGCGAACTCGTCACCCTTCTGGGCCCGTCCGGGTGCGGGAAGACCACGACGCTTCGCATGATAGCCGGGCTGGAGACCCCCTCCGAGGGTAAAATCGCTGTCGGCGGCGACGTTGTTGCCGGTGAGGGCGCGGCCACCCCGCCCGAGGAACGCGACGTGGGGCTCGTGTTCCAGGAGTTCGCGCTGTTCCCGCACCTCACGGTCGCGGAGAACATCGCGTTCGGGCTCGACGACCCGAACTCCGAGACCGCCGACGAGCGGGTGGCTGAACTGCTGGATCTGGTCGGTCTCGGCGACTACGGCGACCGCTCGGTAACCGAGCTGTCGGGCGGGCAGCGCCAGCGGGTGGCGCTCGCGCGCTCGCTGGCTCCGGAACCGGAGGTATTGCTGCTCGACGAGCCGTTCTCGAACCTCGACGTGAGCCTCCGCGTGCGGATGCGCGAGGAGGTGAAGCGCATTCTCGACGAGGCGGGCGTGACGGCCGTCTCGGTTACCCACGACCAGGAGGAGGCGCTGTCGATTTCCGACCGCGTCGCCGTCGTCAACGACGGCACGGTCGAACAGATCGGCGACCCCGGGGAGGTGTTCGAGCATCCCACCTCACGGTTCGTCGCCTCCTTCCTGGGGCAGGCGAGCTTCCTCCCGGCGCGCGTCAGCGAGAGCGGGATCGAGACGAGCGTCGGCTCGTACGACCGGGACCTGTTGAAGGGGCTCGGCGACGGCTACGTCGGCAGCCACGTCGACGTGCTGGTGCGCCCGGACGACCTCAGGGCCACCCCGGTCGCCGAGGGCGACGCCGACGGCGAGGTGATCCGCCGGCAGTACACCGGGCCCTCGTTCGTCTACCACGTGAAGCTCGACGACGGCACCGTCCTGCGCTGTCTCCACAACCACACCGAGGAGTTCGAGGTGGGCGAGCCCGTCGCGGTCACGCTCGTCGCCGACCACGCCCTCGCGTGGTACCCCTCCGAATAG
- a CDS encoding glycine betaine ABC transporter substrate-binding protein, with amino-acid sequence MGRGTEEPSNVRVGSKSFPEQRVLGYLAYHGLQSVEGIQVVNEIGYGNSRENWEATRTGIKDLYWEYTGTAWSRLPPRRDERITDPDRLYRLVSEDARSQGVRMAPPAPFSNGYVLIADRDWSERTGVTTISEFATHVGSGDTDFGVALNEDFYHRSDGWSGLVEYYGIGSESKETLESGTFIITSVGITYELLSDDRVQVASGFDTDPQLESRSFVTLRDDREYFLPYQPSPTAHAPTIEEHPGIFDHLRPIVSALDKPTIRRLTRRVIMEDESPSTVARSYLNEIGVVG; translated from the coding sequence GTGGGTCGAGGAACCGAGGAGCCGTCTAACGTTCGCGTCGGATCGAAGTCGTTCCCGGAACAACGAGTACTGGGATATCTGGCGTACCACGGGCTTCAGTCGGTCGAGGGAATACAGGTCGTCAACGAGATCGGCTACGGGAACTCTCGTGAGAACTGGGAGGCGACAAGGACCGGGATCAAGGACCTCTACTGGGAGTACACGGGAACGGCGTGGAGTCGGCTCCCGCCGCGCCGTGACGAACGGATAACGGATCCGGACCGGCTGTACCGGCTCGTGAGCGAGGACGCTCGGTCACAGGGTGTGCGGATGGCCCCTCCCGCCCCGTTCTCCAACGGGTACGTCCTGATCGCCGACCGCGACTGGAGCGAACGGACCGGCGTGACGACGATCAGTGAGTTCGCGACGCACGTCGGATCGGGGGACACCGACTTCGGAGTGGCCCTCAACGAGGACTTCTATCACCGGTCGGACGGGTGGTCCGGGCTGGTCGAATACTACGGGATCGGGTCCGAATCCAAGGAGACCTTGGAGTCCGGAACGTTCATCATCACGTCGGTAGGTATCACCTACGAGCTGCTGAGTGACGACCGAGTCCAGGTCGCGAGCGGGTTCGACACCGACCCCCAACTGGAGAGTCGGTCGTTCGTCACGCTCCGGGACGACCGCGAGTACTTCCTTCCGTATCAGCCGTCGCCAACGGCCCACGCACCGACCATCGAGGAGCACCCGGGTATATTCGATCACCTCCGGCCGATCGTGTCCGCGTTGGACAAACCGACGATCAGACGGTTGACCCGGCGGGTCATCATGGAGGACGAATCGCCGAGCACCGTCGCTCGCTCGTACCTGAACGAGATCGGGGTCGTCGGATGA
- a CDS encoding ABC transporter permease — MAPGEGVGRVRGLLASDDGQPSVAVVLLAAGVAAAVLSPLLWLFVSASELAVADAVSLLTSETTTEVLVNSLTLVSLVTGASIALGVPLAVLTVQTDLPFRRFWTVLAALPLVVPSYIGAFAYVSAFGPSGALPDLFAQYGFGFVNPYIPTVYGLGGTTLVLTLFTYPYVFLTTRASLLSFDTTQLEAARTLNHSYPQAFRRVILPQIAPGVTAGALLVALYTLSDFGTPAIMRLDVFTRVIYVELNSFGVGRSNATLLSIQLLAVTAVILSLESRVSGDTAAGYGTPSSVRTVVSLGPFRWLAAAVPAFVSLFTLALPVGILTMWLVRSGPGYSGGGLAFRPEFAVNSAYVAVLTAAATVVLALPVAYYAGRSNSLLAKAVDRATYLGYAMPGVVLGLALVFFSSRWLLETFGADAARVVYQSLPLLVFAYVVRFLPQAVGSTKSSVLGVDRDLVGAARLLGENPRGAFRRVTLPLISPGLVAGAALVFLTTMKELDTTLILHPTGFTTIVTYIWRVQEAGYYGRAALPALVLVAVSGLSMVPLLTRSDDV; from the coding sequence ATGGCCCCCGGCGAGGGCGTCGGTCGGGTCCGCGGACTGCTCGCCAGCGACGACGGCCAGCCGAGCGTGGCGGTCGTCCTCCTGGCTGCGGGCGTCGCGGCCGCCGTGCTCTCGCCGCTGTTGTGGTTGTTCGTCAGCGCATCGGAGCTGGCCGTCGCCGACGCCGTCTCGCTGTTGACCTCGGAGACGACGACGGAGGTACTCGTCAACAGTCTCACGCTCGTCAGCCTAGTGACCGGCGCGTCGATCGCGCTGGGTGTGCCGCTTGCGGTGCTGACCGTCCAGACGGACCTCCCATTCAGGCGGTTCTGGACCGTGCTCGCGGCGCTTCCCCTGGTCGTCCCCAGCTACATCGGCGCGTTCGCATACGTCTCCGCGTTCGGTCCCAGCGGCGCGCTGCCGGATCTCTTCGCCCAGTACGGGTTCGGGTTCGTGAACCCCTACATCCCGACGGTATACGGGCTCGGCGGGACGACGCTCGTGTTGACGCTGTTCACGTATCCGTACGTGTTCCTGACCACGCGCGCGTCGCTGCTCTCGTTCGACACGACACAGCTGGAGGCGGCGCGAACGCTCAACCACAGCTATCCGCAGGCGTTCCGGCGGGTGATCCTTCCACAGATCGCGCCGGGTGTGACCGCGGGCGCGCTGTTGGTCGCGCTGTACACGCTGTCGGACTTCGGGACGCCCGCGATCATGCGCCTCGACGTGTTCACGCGCGTCATTTACGTCGAGCTGAACAGCTTTGGCGTGGGGCGGTCGAACGCGACGCTGCTGTCGATCCAGCTGCTCGCCGTCACTGCGGTGATCCTCTCGCTCGAATCGCGCGTCAGCGGCGACACCGCCGCGGGGTACGGGACGCCCTCGTCGGTGCGGACGGTCGTCTCGCTTGGCCCGTTCCGTTGGCTCGCGGCGGCCGTCCCCGCGTTCGTGAGCCTGTTCACGCTGGCGCTGCCCGTGGGGATCCTCACGATGTGGCTCGTGCGCTCCGGGCCGGGGTACAGCGGAGGCGGGCTCGCGTTCCGACCCGAGTTCGCAGTGAACTCGGCGTACGTCGCCGTGTTGACGGCGGCCGCGACTGTGGTGCTCGCGCTCCCGGTCGCCTACTACGCCGGACGGTCGAACTCGCTGTTGGCGAAGGCCGTCGACCGCGCGACGTACCTCGGGTACGCGATGCCCGGCGTCGTCCTCGGGCTGGCGCTCGTGTTCTTCTCCAGCCGGTGGCTGCTGGAGACGTTCGGCGCCGACGCGGCCCGGGTGGTGTACCAGTCGCTGCCGCTTCTGGTGTTCGCGTACGTGGTCCGGTTCCTCCCGCAGGCGGTCGGTTCGACGAAGTCGTCCGTGCTCGGCGTGGACCGCGATCTGGTCGGCGCCGCCCGCCTGCTCGGCGAGAACCCGCGCGGCGCGTTCCGGCGGGTGACGCTGCCGCTCATCTCGCCGGGCCTGGTCGCGGGGGCCGCGCTCGTGTTCCTCACGACGATGAAGGAGCTGGACACGACGCTCATCCTCCATCCGACAGGGTTTACAACGATAGTGACCTACATCTGGCGTGTTCAGGAGGCCGGGTACTACGGCCGCGCCGCCCTGCCGGCGCTCGTGTTAGTGGCCGTGTCCGGCCTCTCGATGGTTCCGCTGCTCACCCGTTCCGACGATGTGTGA